The DNA window CATCTTACTGGGTGGACTGCTTATTCATGGACTGCAACCAGGACCGCTGCTGTTTCAACAGAATCCCGAAATGGTATACACGATTATGAGCACCATGTTTGTGTCCAACGTGTTCATGTTTCTCTTCATGTTGGTAGCGGTGCGGTATATTGCACGACTGGCGTCGATGCCGCGAAGTTTGCTGATGCCGGTGATCCTTGTTTTTTGCATCATCGGATCCTTTGCGCTCTCCACTCGCATGTTTGATGTGTGGACCATGCTTTTCTTCGGCTTTCTTGGGTTTGGGTTTGAGCGGATGAAAATACCCCTGGCTCCATTTGTGATCGGATTTATTCTGGCCCCGATCGCAGAGGAAAATCTGCAGATGGGCTTGATGGCTTCGCATGGAAGTTTCCTGCCCTTGATTCAACGGCCGGTTTCCTTGATTTTTGTAATTTCTTCAATCGCCTTACTTTCCGTTCCGCTGTATAAACGATACCGATACGGCCCGGCCAAGGATTAAAACATGAATGCCATTACCAAGATTACGACTTCTGTTAAAGAGTTCCCCCTTAAGGAGGGTGATGGAACAGACTCCATACACACCGACCCTGTGTATTCTTATGCAGTGACTCATTTGCATACCGATGGAAAGGTGAACGGAACCGGAATTGTATTTACCATTGGGGCGGGAAATAAGGAGATCTGCTCACTCATCGAAGGGATGGCGCGTTCGCTGGTCGGTTGTGACATCGAAGAACTGATGTCTCAGTTTGGAGTCACCTTCCGGCAAATGGCTGATCATCCTCAATACCGTTGGCTGGGGCCGCACAAGGGCATGGTTCATTTGGCCTTAGCTTCGATAACCAATGCCTGTTATGATTTGTGGGCGAAAGTCCGTGGGGTTCCCCTATGGCGTTTACTGCTGGATTTATCGCCTGAACAAATCGTCAACACTTTGGATCTTGGTTATCTCGAAGAAGTACTTACCAGAGAGGATGCTCTTGCCCTGTTGACGGACAACCAGAGTAGTCGCTTAGATCGGGAAGGGGTAATAGAATCCGGTTATCCAGGTTACGATACTTCCATCGGTTGGTTTAACTACTCGGACGAACAGGTAAGGGAAAACGTCAAGAAAGCGGTTGCAGCCGGCTTTACCGCGATGAAGTTGAAAGTCGGTTCGCCCAATACGGAGCGAGACATTCGTCGAGCTTATCTGGTTCGAGAGGGAGCCGGGGATGACGCCAGGGTAATGCTCGATGTGAATCAAAGCTGGACCCTGCCCAAGGCCATTTCGACCTCCAAAGCCTT is part of the Verrucomicrobiota bacterium genome and encodes:
- a CDS encoding mandelate racemase; translation: MNAITKITTSVKEFPLKEGDGTDSIHTDPVYSYAVTHLHTDGKVNGTGIVFTIGAGNKEICSLIEGMARSLVGCDIEELMSQFGVTFRQMADHPQYRWLGPHKGMVHLALASITNACYDLWAKVRGVPLWRLLLDLSPEQIVNTLDLGYLEEVLTREDALALLTDNQSSRLDREGVIESGYPGYDTSIGWFNYSDEQVRENVKKAVAAGFTAMKLKVGSPNTERDIRRAYLVREGAGDDARVMLDVNQSWTLPKAISTSKALAGMSPFWIEEPTQPDDVIAHQTLAREIAPIDIALGEHVSNRVMFKNFMQAEAVKFVQVDCTRVGGISEFITVSLLARKFGLPVVPHVGDMGQIHQHLVLFNHIALGHEALFLEHIPHLREYFLHPAMVSDGIYKTPQEPGSSSDFV